Proteins from one Algicella marina genomic window:
- a CDS encoding ATP-binding cassette domain-containing protein gives MTEDSTFHHGDVSADSAPIVEMKNIEKHFGNIIALAGVSFDVKSGECHCLLGDNGAGKSTFIKTMSGVHKPTKGEILFEGKNMDFESPRDAMEAGIATVFQDLAMIPLMSVARNFFMGREPVVGRGPLKRMDYDKMNSATTEAMRQMGINLRAPDQAVGTLSGGERQTVAIARAVYFGAKILILDEPTSALGVRQTSNVLATIDRVRKQGVGVVFISHNVRHALAVGDRFTVLNRGKTLGTAKRGEITPEELQDLMAGGQEMAQLEGSLGGTV, from the coding sequence ATGACCGAAGACAGCACATTCCACCACGGCGACGTGTCGGCGGATTCCGCGCCTATCGTCGAGATGAAAAACATCGAAAAGCACTTCGGAAACATCATCGCTCTGGCTGGCGTAAGCTTCGATGTGAAATCTGGAGAATGCCACTGCCTGCTGGGTGACAACGGGGCCGGCAAGTCCACCTTCATCAAGACGATGTCGGGCGTGCACAAACCGACAAAGGGCGAAATCTTGTTTGAAGGCAAGAACATGGATTTCGAGAGCCCGCGCGATGCGATGGAGGCCGGAATCGCAACGGTGTTCCAGGACCTTGCCATGATCCCTTTGATGAGCGTCGCGCGTAACTTTTTCATGGGTCGCGAACCGGTTGTCGGCAGAGGTCCGCTGAAGCGGATGGACTACGACAAGATGAACTCCGCCACCACGGAGGCCATGCGCCAGATGGGCATCAATCTGCGCGCCCCGGACCAGGCCGTCGGCACATTGTCGGGCGGTGAACGGCAGACGGTAGCAATCGCTCGCGCGGTTTATTTTGGCGCGAAGATCCTGATTCTCGACGAGCCCACTTCCGCTCTTGGTGTTCGCCAAACCTCAAACGTTCTGGCGACCATCGACCGAGTACGAAAACAGGGCGTCGGAGTCGTTTTCATCAGCCATAACGTGCGACACGCGCTGGCCGTCGGCGACAGGTTCACCGTCCTCAACCGCGGCAAGACTCTAGGCACAGCCAAACGTGGCGAGATCACCCCTGAAGAGCTTCAGGATCTGATGGCGGGTGGGCAGGAAATGGCCCAGCTGGAAGGCTCGCTTGGTGGAACCGTCTGA
- a CDS encoding ABC transporter permease yields the protein MSDTTPESVADERLKLESFGARLMKRPELGAIAGVFLVTIFFLITADSAMFTLSGVMNFMTPAAQLGILAIGAALLMIGGEFDLSIGSMVAFAGLFFAAATVTIGLPLIIAIPATFVFAALVGSINGFIVIRSGLPSFIVTLAFLFILRGLSLVGLKLATGGSTQLRGVRDATEGDWLVPFFSGDAFPGLFAWLADKGWVETFNNGSPKVPGIPVEILWFLIIALLATWVLLRTPVGNWIFAAGGDANAATNSGVPVKKVKISLFMVTACCAAMVAIITVMDAGSTDARRGFQKEFEAIIAAVIGGCLLTGGYGSAIGAFFGAIIFGMVVIGLTYTGFDQDWFQVFLGGMLLIAVLFNNAIRKRVTGER from the coding sequence ATGTCGGATACTACGCCTGAATCTGTCGCCGACGAACGGCTGAAGTTAGAAAGCTTCGGCGCCCGCCTCATGAAGCGACCCGAACTCGGGGCGATCGCCGGCGTCTTTCTTGTTACAATTTTCTTTCTCATCACCGCTGATAGCGCGATGTTCACGCTTTCCGGCGTGATGAATTTCATGACCCCTGCAGCACAACTCGGCATTCTCGCCATCGGTGCGGCATTGCTGATGATCGGCGGAGAGTTCGATCTGTCCATCGGATCAATGGTGGCCTTTGCCGGTCTTTTCTTCGCCGCCGCAACGGTGACCATCGGTTTGCCTTTGATCATTGCCATTCCCGCAACTTTCGTGTTCGCGGCGCTGGTCGGATCGATCAATGGCTTCATTGTCATCCGCTCGGGACTACCGTCGTTTATCGTGACCCTAGCCTTTCTGTTCATTCTGCGTGGTCTCTCGCTGGTCGGCCTCAAACTCGCCACCGGCGGGTCGACGCAGCTTCGCGGGGTTCGCGATGCGACCGAAGGCGACTGGCTGGTTCCTTTCTTCTCCGGCGATGCGTTTCCGGGATTGTTCGCTTGGCTCGCCGATAAAGGCTGGGTCGAGACTTTCAACAACGGTTCGCCCAAGGTGCCCGGGATTCCGGTGGAGATTCTCTGGTTTCTCATCATCGCCCTGCTGGCAACCTGGGTGTTGCTGCGAACACCAGTAGGCAACTGGATTTTCGCTGCTGGCGGTGACGCCAACGCCGCGACGAATTCAGGTGTTCCCGTCAAGAAGGTCAAGATTTCTCTCTTCATGGTGACGGCCTGCTGTGCGGCCATGGTGGCGATCATCACGGTGATGGACGCTGGTTCGACCGATGCGCGCCGTGGCTTCCAGAAGGAATTCGAGGCCATCATTGCCGCAGTGATCGGTGGCTGTTTGCTTACGGGTGGTTATGGCTCGGCAATCGGCGCCTTTTTCGGAGCGATCATCTTCGGGATGGTGGTCATCGGCTTGACCTATACCGGTTTCGATCAGGATTGGTTCCAGGTGTTCCTGGGCGGCATGCTTCTGATTGCGGTTCTATTCAACAACGCCATTCGCAAACGCGTGACGGGGGAGCGTTAA
- a CDS encoding substrate-binding domain-containing protein — MTKIFKTAAFAAALGFAAPALAQDIIVVSHGQANDPFWSVVKNGVDLAAQQTGANVDYRAPETFDMVAMSQLIDAAVNQEPDGLVVSIPDGDALGPSIERAISAGIPVISMNSGSDVASELGAALHVGQSEFDAGKAAGAKLAEMGGSTAICVNQEVGNVSLDQRCAGFEEGFGSAVTVLPTSNDPTEIESKVAAALASDESIDTVMALGASTAGEPSVAAAKASGREILVASFDLSASFLESIVAGDAAFAIDQQQFLQGYLPVVFLAAHAKYGLIPGGDVASGPNLVTADKAGQVIELSAEGIR, encoded by the coding sequence ATGACAAAAATATTCAAAACTGCCGCATTCGCCGCGGCTCTCGGATTCGCTGCGCCGGCGCTGGCACAGGACATCATTGTCGTCAGCCACGGTCAGGCCAATGACCCGTTCTGGTCCGTCGTGAAAAATGGTGTCGATCTGGCCGCCCAGCAGACCGGTGCAAACGTCGATTATCGCGCACCCGAGACCTTCGATATGGTCGCCATGAGCCAGCTTATCGACGCAGCCGTGAACCAGGAGCCCGATGGACTGGTGGTATCGATCCCGGACGGCGATGCACTTGGGCCGTCGATTGAGCGCGCCATCTCCGCAGGTATTCCTGTCATCTCGATGAACTCGGGTTCGGACGTTGCTAGTGAATTGGGTGCAGCGCTTCATGTCGGCCAGTCAGAGTTTGACGCGGGAAAAGCGGCTGGCGCAAAACTGGCCGAAATGGGCGGAAGCACCGCGATCTGTGTTAACCAAGAAGTCGGCAACGTCTCACTGGACCAGCGCTGTGCCGGTTTCGAGGAGGGCTTCGGTAGCGCCGTGACGGTTCTGCCGACGTCGAACGATCCGACCGAAATCGAATCCAAAGTCGCGGCCGCACTGGCATCAGACGAAAGCATCGACACCGTAATGGCGCTTGGAGCCAGCACTGCGGGTGAGCCCTCTGTCGCTGCGGCGAAGGCCTCAGGCCGCGAGATCCTTGTCGCGTCATTCGATCTGTCAGCGAGCTTCCTGGAATCAATTGTTGCGGGCGATGCCGCCTTTGCAATCGACCAGCAGCAGTTCCTGCAGGGCTATCTGCCGGTCGTCTTCCTCGCGGCTCATGCCAAATACGGGCTGATCCCGGGTGGCGACGTCGCATCGGGGCCGAACCTCGTCACCGCCGACAAGGCCGGCCAGGTGATCGAACTGTCGGCCGAAGGCATCCGCTAA
- a CDS encoding MurR/RpiR family transcriptional regulator produces the protein MNEQNSFEGAPGSVADLLEKLDASIDGFPKRLKQCADFTRRHLHLIAVSTVSEMAHACEVAPSVYMRFCQVLGFSGYSEMQALFRAQYTELRPNYEMRLASLREEGALGTSRLLADFTEAGHKSLLSLGNTVTHDAIDRVARGMAEARVVHLVGLRRAFSVVSNMAYILDQLGVPAALHFGAGMLNSDKSILEGDVLFAVTYAPFSEETVRLAGRVAERGITVFGLTDSEQCPLAESASDLLMAREAEVGGFRAPNASMALTTALAVAIKALRQPG, from the coding sequence ATGAATGAGCAAAACTCCTTCGAGGGCGCCCCGGGCAGCGTCGCTGATCTGCTGGAAAAGCTTGACGCTTCAATTGATGGTTTTCCAAAGCGGCTGAAACAGTGCGCTGACTTCACGCGGCGTCACCTGCATCTCATCGCTGTTTCTACGGTGTCTGAAATGGCTCACGCCTGCGAGGTAGCCCCCTCAGTCTATATGCGGTTTTGCCAGGTTCTTGGCTTCTCGGGCTACTCGGAGATGCAGGCGCTGTTTCGGGCGCAGTACACTGAGCTTCGACCCAATTACGAGATGCGCCTTGCGAGTCTGCGTGAGGAGGGGGCGCTTGGAACCAGTCGCCTGCTGGCGGACTTTACTGAAGCGGGGCATAAATCACTGCTTTCACTTGGGAATACGGTGACACACGATGCCATCGACCGGGTGGCTCGTGGTATGGCTGAGGCGCGGGTTGTGCATCTCGTAGGCCTCCGGCGGGCGTTCTCGGTTGTCAGCAACATGGCGTATATCCTCGACCAGTTGGGCGTTCCCGCGGCACTGCATTTCGGTGCTGGGATGCTCAATTCCGACAAATCAATTCTCGAGGGTGATGTCCTTTTCGCGGTCACCTATGCGCCGTTCTCTGAAGAGACGGTGCGCCTTGCCGGGCGGGTGGCGGAGCGTGGAATTACAGTTTTTGGACTGACAGACAGCGAGCAGTGTCCGTTGGCCGAGAGTGCCTCCGACCTTTTGATGGCGCGCGAGGCCGAAGTCGGCGGTTTTCGGGCGCCCAATGCGTCCATGGCTCTCACCACTGCTCTGGCTGTCGCTATCAAGGCACTTCGCCAACCGGGTTGA
- a CDS encoding Gfo/Idh/MocA family protein, which translates to MLGFGLIGTGFMGKAHALAYRTASAVMGDIPGVRLQTVCDVPTDRAEAMARQLGFARATDNWRNVIDDPAVDIISVTTPNALHHEMTLAAITAGKHIHCEKPLALTLKEAEEMADAARAAGTRTMVGYNYIQNPAVLHAQTLINSGRIGRVVHFRGCVDEDYQADPDLPWTWRARRADAGLGTLGDLGCHLVSIAHTLMGPINSLIADTQIIHKSRPLPDGSGRAEVENEDTASAIVRFANGAQGSICSSRSAWGRKNKLDWEVHGTAGMIAFSQERLNELQLYLNEGPKSEQGFRTILTGPEHQPYGQFCPAPGHQLGFGDLKIIEVAQFIRAIVEGREAFPNFTDALGFERVIHAIDQSARDGRRVEL; encoded by the coding sequence ATGCTGGGCTTTGGCCTCATCGGTACCGGCTTCATGGGAAAAGCGCACGCACTCGCGTATCGCACCGCGTCTGCGGTCATGGGCGACATCCCCGGTGTGCGTCTCCAAACGGTGTGCGACGTGCCGACGGATCGGGCCGAAGCGATGGCAAGGCAGCTTGGCTTCGCGCGCGCCACCGACAATTGGCGGAATGTTATCGACGATCCGGCGGTGGACATCATCTCGGTCACAACGCCGAATGCGCTGCATCATGAGATGACGCTCGCCGCCATTACGGCGGGAAAGCATATCCATTGTGAAAAACCGCTCGCACTCACGCTAAAAGAGGCTGAAGAGATGGCGGACGCCGCCCGTGCTGCGGGAACACGCACTATGGTCGGCTACAACTACATCCAGAACCCTGCCGTGTTGCACGCACAAACGCTGATCAATTCCGGGCGAATTGGACGTGTCGTTCACTTTCGTGGCTGTGTCGATGAAGACTATCAGGCAGATCCGGACCTGCCTTGGACATGGCGCGCACGTCGCGCCGACGCCGGTCTCGGAACGTTGGGTGATTTGGGCTGTCACCTGGTGTCCATCGCCCACACGCTGATGGGACCGATCAACAGCCTGATCGCCGACACCCAGATTATTCATAAGTCCCGCCCCCTGCCCGACGGATCGGGTCGGGCGGAAGTCGAAAACGAAGATACGGCCTCGGCGATCGTGCGCTTTGCCAATGGGGCGCAAGGGTCGATCTGCTCGTCGCGCTCCGCTTGGGGCCGGAAGAACAAGCTCGATTGGGAAGTCCACGGCACCGCCGGAATGATTGCATTTAGCCAAGAGCGGCTGAATGAGTTGCAACTGTATCTTAACGAAGGCCCCAAGTCCGAGCAGGGCTTCCGCACAATCCTTACAGGACCAGAGCATCAGCCTTATGGTCAGTTCTGCCCGGCACCTGGCCACCAACTCGGTTTCGGCGATCTCAAGATCATCGAGGTCGCACAGTTTATCCGCGCTATCGTCGAAGGCCGCGAAGCCTTCCCCAACTTCACGGACGCGCTCGGTTTCGAACGCGTCATCCATGCCATCGATCAATCGGCCCGCGATGGACGCCGCGTCGAACTTTGA
- the iolG gene encoding inositol 2-dehydrogenase, giving the protein MKVALFGAGRIGKVHAASIKMDPRSELVAVTDVMSDAAEALAREHGIEARSPDAILSDASIDAILIASSTNTHADLIEAGVKAGKAIFCEKPIDLDLARALEIRKIAAGHNKPMMMGFNRRFDPNFAAVKTALDAGEVGKGELLAVTSYDPAPPPVSYIKVSGGLYRDMMIHDFDMCAFLFGMPAQVMAHGSCLVDPEIGVAGDVDTAIVVLTYADGRLATIRNSRRAPYGYDQRVELLGSEGMLAAENEIENTLVKSTSAGVVSAKPVYFFLERYMRAYAIEWSAFVDACVDGKNVPATIQDGVNALALAEAANRSRVEGRPVELNSIMTGN; this is encoded by the coding sequence ATGAAAGTAGCACTTTTCGGCGCGGGTCGGATCGGTAAGGTCCACGCTGCCTCGATCAAGATGGATCCTCGGTCGGAACTCGTTGCGGTCACCGACGTCATGAGTGATGCGGCCGAGGCGCTCGCCCGCGAACATGGCATCGAAGCGCGCTCGCCAGACGCCATTCTTTCCGATGCCTCCATTGATGCGATCCTCATCGCATCGTCGACCAACACCCATGCCGATCTGATCGAGGCCGGCGTAAAGGCCGGTAAGGCGATTTTTTGTGAAAAGCCCATCGACCTGGATCTCGCGCGTGCTCTTGAGATCCGGAAGATCGCTGCCGGTCATAACAAACCGATGATGATGGGCTTCAACCGTCGTTTCGATCCGAACTTCGCCGCGGTAAAAACCGCACTCGACGCGGGAGAGGTTGGCAAAGGCGAACTGCTCGCCGTCACTTCCTACGATCCCGCGCCGCCGCCGGTGAGTTACATCAAGGTGTCCGGCGGCCTTTACCGAGACATGATGATCCACGATTTCGACATGTGCGCATTCCTGTTCGGGATGCCGGCACAGGTAATGGCGCATGGTTCATGTCTCGTCGATCCCGAGATCGGTGTCGCGGGCGATGTGGATACGGCCATTGTCGTTCTGACTTACGCCGACGGACGACTCGCAACGATCCGCAATTCGCGGCGCGCGCCCTACGGCTACGATCAGCGTGTTGAACTGCTCGGGTCGGAAGGCATGCTCGCCGCCGAGAACGAGATCGAGAATACGCTGGTCAAGTCCACATCTGCCGGCGTCGTGTCCGCCAAGCCGGTCTATTTCTTCCTCGAGCGTTACATGCGAGCCTACGCGATCGAATGGTCGGCGTTCGTTGACGCATGCGTGGACGGGAAAAATGTCCCCGCGACGATTCAGGACGGCGTCAATGCGCTGGCCCTGGCCGAAGCCGCAAACCGGTCACGCGTGGAAGGCCGCCCGGTCGAGCTCAACTCGATCATGACAGGAAACTGA
- a CDS encoding TIM barrel protein, whose protein sequence is MVFTLAACAEMLWRDRPIEWRCTKLAEMGFQVGLWNWPDHDLDKLAKSGATFSIMNGYLEGRLADDEGADALLASARDTAKIGKRLGVARLNLHGTGLGEGGRPVLAEVATPLKWVKALDTLNRICDLAEEMDVVFTLENLNLPVDHAGVPFARAEETLALVSAVSRPQLRLNLDLYHAQIGEGNLIELCRACLPWIGEIQVADVPGRCEPGTGEINYAGVAKALKSMGYTGPIGMEAFASGAPEDALSAFKAAFSA, encoded by the coding sequence ATGGTCTTTACTCTGGCTGCATGCGCCGAGATGCTCTGGCGCGACAGGCCGATCGAATGGCGGTGCACAAAGCTCGCCGAAATGGGCTTTCAGGTCGGTCTCTGGAACTGGCCGGATCATGATCTTGACAAGCTGGCCAAGTCCGGCGCGACGTTCTCGATCATGAATGGCTATCTCGAGGGTCGGCTCGCAGACGACGAGGGTGCCGACGCGCTCCTCGCGTCGGCACGCGACACCGCCAAGATTGGCAAACGGCTCGGCGTCGCGCGTCTGAATCTTCACGGAACAGGTCTCGGAGAGGGTGGCCGCCCGGTTCTCGCGGAAGTTGCCACACCGCTAAAGTGGGTGAAAGCGCTGGATACGCTGAACCGGATCTGCGACCTCGCCGAGGAAATGGACGTTGTCTTCACGCTCGAGAACTTGAACCTGCCGGTCGATCACGCAGGGGTTCCGTTTGCTCGGGCGGAAGAAACATTGGCTCTTGTTTCCGCAGTTAGTCGTCCGCAACTGCGACTTAATCTGGATCTGTACCATGCCCAGATTGGCGAGGGGAACCTGATCGAGTTGTGCCGAGCTTGCCTGCCATGGATCGGCGAAATCCAGGTCGCCGACGTGCCCGGCCGGTGTGAACCGGGAACCGGTGAAATCAACTACGCCGGAGTCGCAAAAGCGCTGAAATCTATGGGATACACCGGCCCGATCGGGATGGAGGCTTTTGCTTCGGGTGCCCCTGAAGACGCATTGTCCGCATTTAAAGCCGCTTTCTCTGCCTAG
- a CDS encoding helix-turn-helix domain-containing protein: MQSLERQTIQAERIKSALTKTEFATSGGRATFVILEAGRGAFVSDEVERDVAGPCLIWSPTGWSTRITLAAGTRGFLIRMPERALGRALPTDVISAHVRQVVSRRIFLSDITPPMMQSFVVLFDKIESELRTLAPGNETVLHHCVSLLMIEIWRAAAPPLQASEPQPHRISDSFLNLVELHLQNHWTVAEYARRIGVSRDRLNEAVHRAIGIPPHQHMQRRLMEEAKALLITTNLQVAEVGYKLGFSDAAYFTRFFRRHASLAPAQFRRTYTPLYRTRTKEVSFAEWP; encoded by the coding sequence TTGCAGTCTTTAGAGCGTCAGACTATCCAGGCAGAGCGCATCAAGAGTGCGCTGACCAAGACCGAATTTGCCACTTCGGGCGGTCGCGCGACCTTTGTGATTCTGGAAGCGGGCCGTGGCGCATTTGTTTCCGATGAGGTCGAACGGGACGTGGCTGGACCTTGTCTAATCTGGTCCCCAACGGGCTGGTCGACCCGGATCACACTGGCCGCAGGCACGAGGGGATTTCTGATCCGTATGCCTGAACGCGCCCTCGGCCGTGCGCTGCCGACCGACGTGATCTCGGCCCATGTCCGCCAAGTGGTCAGCCGCCGCATCTTTCTGTCCGACATAACACCCCCGATGATGCAATCCTTCGTTGTGCTGTTTGACAAGATCGAGAGCGAGTTGCGTACTTTGGCACCGGGAAACGAAACCGTTCTGCACCATTGCGTTTCGCTTCTGATGATCGAAATTTGGCGGGCCGCCGCACCGCCTCTTCAGGCAAGCGAGCCCCAGCCGCATCGTATCTCCGATAGCTTTCTAAATTTGGTGGAACTGCACTTGCAAAATCACTGGACAGTGGCGGAGTACGCTCGCCGCATTGGCGTGTCGCGCGACCGCCTGAACGAAGCTGTACACCGCGCAATCGGCATACCTCCGCATCAACACATGCAGCGACGTTTAATGGAAGAAGCAAAGGCACTACTGATCACAACCAACCTCCAAGTAGCCGAAGTTGGATATAAACTCGGTTTCAGCGACGCCGCATATTTCACGCGTTTCTTTCGCCGCCACGCAAGCCTCGCTCCCGCGCAATTCCGCCGCACCTACACCCCGCTTTATCGTACGCGTACGAAGGAAGTCTCCTTCGCTGAATGGCCATAG
- a CDS encoding amino acid ABC transporter substrate-binding protein, whose translation MNKTLFEAARLTRRQTACALAALAIAVGAHGVAAQDRDKVTIGYAISKSGPNAGGADMTVTPNYELWVQEVNAAGGLTLPDGSQLPIEVIAYDDRSSAEEVVRAVERLATQDEVDIILPPWGTGFNLAVAPLMAKFGYPHLAGAAVTDKASDFVERWDTSFWFMGGSVDYVSAFTDILVAEREAGRINDKIAMISVADGFGIDLVKAARPSFEAAGFDITYDKSFPPETSDFATILNEAANSEADTFVAFTYPPHTFALTKQAKVASYSPPVFYLGVGAGFPVYPGIAGGSVEGVMSLGGIDPDNELNSAYRAKHEEIVGRAPDYWGSVLIYASLQMLEQTIERVGLDKSAIADELSTGTFSTVLGEETRLENNQLRAINWVGQWQDGQFVAVSAEGGGGTVAAELPKPDWE comes from the coding sequence ATGAACAAAACGCTCTTCGAGGCGGCCCGATTGACGCGGCGCCAGACGGCTTGTGCCCTCGCGGCACTTGCCATCGCGGTCGGTGCGCATGGCGTTGCGGCACAAGATCGCGACAAGGTGACCATCGGATACGCGATATCCAAGTCCGGCCCGAACGCTGGCGGTGCGGACATGACTGTCACACCCAACTATGAATTGTGGGTTCAGGAGGTGAATGCCGCAGGTGGCCTGACACTGCCCGACGGCAGCCAGTTGCCGATCGAAGTCATCGCCTATGATGATCGATCTTCCGCTGAGGAGGTGGTCCGCGCAGTCGAGCGTCTGGCCACACAGGACGAGGTGGATATCATCCTGCCGCCCTGGGGCACCGGTTTCAATCTTGCCGTCGCACCGCTGATGGCCAAGTTCGGTTATCCCCATCTGGCTGGTGCTGCCGTCACCGACAAGGCTTCGGACTTCGTCGAGCGCTGGGACACTAGTTTCTGGTTCATGGGCGGCAGTGTCGATTACGTTTCTGCGTTTACCGACATACTCGTGGCTGAGCGCGAGGCCGGTCGTATCAACGACAAGATCGCCATGATCTCGGTCGCGGATGGCTTTGGCATCGATCTGGTCAAGGCAGCGCGGCCTAGCTTCGAGGCCGCTGGTTTTGACATCACCTATGACAAGAGCTTTCCGCCGGAGACCTCGGACTTCGCTACCATTCTGAACGAGGCCGCGAACTCCGAGGCGGACACCTTTGTCGCCTTCACCTATCCGCCACATACCTTTGCGCTGACGAAGCAGGCCAAGGTCGCGAGCTACAGCCCGCCGGTGTTTTACCTCGGCGTGGGAGCCGGCTTCCCGGTCTATCCGGGCATCGCCGGTGGATCTGTCGAAGGGGTGATGAGCCTTGGCGGGATCGACCCGGACAACGAGCTGAACTCGGCCTACCGCGCCAAACACGAAGAGATCGTGGGACGCGCGCCTGATTACTGGGGCTCGGTGCTGATCTATGCCTCGCTCCAGATGCTGGAACAAACCATCGAGCGGGTCGGTCTGGACAAGTCCGCAATCGCCGACGAACTGTCGACCGGCACATTCTCGACCGTGCTGGGCGAAGAAACCCGGCTGGAAAACAACCAGTTGCGCGCGATCAACTGGGTAGGTCAGTGGCAGGATGGTCAGTTCGTGGCGGTATCCGCCGAAGGGGGCGGAGGCACGGTTGCGGCTGAGTTGCCCAAGCCTGACTGGGAATGA
- a CDS encoding branched-chain amino acid ABC transporter permease, with protein MLEHVVNGLVLGGTYALVAMGLTIQYGIARIMNLGFGDMIIAACFATYVLSTTLSINPIVSLLIIVPAGYAVSDVIYRVLMKPLVDRAPDDGALEVDSILVTFGLLFVIQGVLLAIFGGGYTSYSFLNTPVNVLGTVVAGNRLLALVLSLLIGGALVVILFRSRWGMILRAVALAPHSAPLFGIDTDRAARTAFAIGGAMAATGGVVVSMFQTFTATAGVVFTMKALIVVILGGKGSVPGAIVAGLLLGLVETFVAAYVDPGLTLAAVYTVFLVLLLVRPNGLFGKA; from the coding sequence ATGCTTGAACACGTCGTCAACGGCCTCGTGCTCGGCGGCACATATGCGCTTGTCGCAATGGGGCTGACCATCCAGTACGGGATCGCCCGGATCATGAACCTAGGTTTCGGGGACATGATCATCGCCGCCTGCTTCGCCACCTACGTTCTGTCTACAACTTTATCGATCAACCCGATCGTCTCACTGCTGATCATCGTGCCGGCGGGCTATGCCGTCAGCGATGTTATTTATCGCGTGTTGATGAAGCCACTGGTGGATCGCGCGCCCGACGATGGCGCGCTGGAGGTCGACAGCATCCTTGTCACCTTCGGGCTGCTCTTCGTGATCCAGGGCGTTCTGCTGGCGATCTTCGGTGGCGGCTACACCAGCTACAGCTTTCTTAACACGCCGGTCAACGTTCTGGGCACCGTGGTCGCAGGCAACCGGCTTCTGGCGCTGGTCCTGAGCCTTTTGATCGGCGGTGCGTTGGTCGTTATCCTGTTCCGCTCCCGCTGGGGCATGATCCTGCGTGCCGTCGCCTTGGCACCGCACAGTGCGCCTCTCTTCGGCATCGACACCGATCGCGCCGCGCGGACCGCCTTTGCCATCGGCGGTGCCATGGCCGCAACCGGTGGCGTGGTCGTCTCGATGTTCCAGACCTTTACCGCGACCGCGGGGGTCGTGTTTACGATGAAGGCCCTGATCGTCGTCATTCTTGGCGGCAAGGGCAGCGTGCCGGGCGCCATCGTCGCCGGGCTGCTGCTGGGTCTCGTCGAGACCTTCGTCGCTGCCTATGTTGACCCCGGCCTGACGCTGGCCGCTGTCTACACCGTGTTTCTCGTGCTGCTGCTGGTGCGGCCGAACGGCCTGTTTGGAAAGGCGTGA
- a CDS encoding branched-chain amino acid ABC transporter permease yields MMKTSHGFALAGIAIILLAIAPLIVSDYWTGVLLGMTGYVTLATAWALFSGPTRYISLATVAFFGVGAYTVAVLNEALPYPLVLICAAGIGMVMALVVGLSTLRLAGVYFVIFTFGLAELVRQTVSWWEVNVTYTMGRYVFLPFEGRHIYWQLLALAVVTFLIAWTIGRSRIGLALKALGDDETVAAHAGVDVTRIKLLLFVISSTIITLVGAIQAPRWTYIEPSIVFNPTVSFMTLIMALLGGAMRLWGPLVGAVPLFLLFEWLSVSFPDHFSIILGLLFILIVFVMPNGVLAKIEDLRKRGRA; encoded by the coding sequence ATGATGAAGACTTCGCATGGTTTCGCCCTGGCCGGTATTGCGATCATCCTGCTGGCGATCGCACCGCTGATCGTATCCGACTATTGGACAGGCGTCCTTCTGGGCATGACCGGCTATGTAACGTTGGCCACTGCGTGGGCGCTCTTCTCCGGCCCGACGCGCTACATTTCACTGGCGACAGTGGCTTTTTTCGGGGTCGGCGCCTACACGGTCGCCGTTCTGAACGAGGCCCTGCCCTATCCGCTTGTGCTCATCTGTGCGGCGGGGATCGGCATGGTCATGGCGCTTGTGGTCGGCCTCTCGACGCTGCGCCTAGCCGGGGTCTATTTCGTGATCTTCACCTTCGGGCTGGCCGAGCTGGTGCGCCAGACCGTCAGCTGGTGGGAGGTCAACGTGACCTACACCATGGGCCGCTACGTGTTCTTGCCGTTCGAGGGGCGACACATCTATTGGCAGCTTCTCGCTCTGGCTGTCGTAACCTTCCTGATCGCATGGACAATTGGGAGGTCGCGAATCGGTCTGGCGCTCAAGGCACTTGGCGATGACGAAACCGTAGCCGCCCATGCCGGTGTAGACGTGACCCGGATCAAGCTCCTGCTATTTGTCATCTCGTCCACGATCATCACCCTGGTCGGTGCCATCCAGGCCCCGCGCTGGACCTACATCGAGCCCTCCATCGTCTTCAATCCGACGGTCAGCTTCATGACGCTTATCATGGCGCTGTTGGGCGGGGCGATGCGGCTCTGGGGGCCACTGGTGGGTGCGGTACCGCTGTTCCTGCTGTTCGAATGGCTCTCCGTCAGCTTCCCCGACCACTTCTCGATCATCCTCGGACTGCTCTTCATCCTGATCGTCTTCGTCATGCCAAATGGCGTTCTGGCCAAAATTGAAGATCTGCGAAAGCGAGGCCGGGCATGA